From the genome of Paraburkholderia aromaticivorans, one region includes:
- a CDS encoding cation:proton antiporter, translating to MVLFAAFISLVFLYSLISRRLERTILTAPILFTAAGVLMTASPEVLTELALDRKGLLLVAELGLVMTLFADASRVAPRMLKGRVNLPVRLLTAGMLLTIVLGALCAMGVLGKLSLWEAGILAAILAPTDAGLGQVIVNSPQVPQRVRQALNVEAGLNDGLAVPFMMFFIALAAATEGKAGGSVLVGVLVQQIGYGTLIGLGIGLGGGWLIGFARRKEWMAEPLAQLGVVVLPLACVLASEATGASMFIAAFVAGLSAQAGFSEVGKHSVEFTEEWGQLFNFFVFFLFGLLVTRQWTQFSFAIFAYGVLSLTLIRMLPVAIALRGTGLSRPTVLFMGWFGPRGLASIVLALVYLEGETKLAGESTIKLAVTATVLLSILAHGLTALPGIRRYATAIARLNNNAAENEPPGPREKNPAPG from the coding sequence ATGGTCCTTTTCGCCGCGTTCATTTCACTGGTGTTCCTCTACAGCCTGATATCCCGGAGGCTGGAGCGAACGATTCTCACCGCGCCCATTCTGTTCACCGCGGCGGGTGTGCTGATGACGGCCTCGCCCGAGGTGCTGACCGAACTGGCGCTTGACCGCAAGGGCTTGTTGCTGGTTGCCGAACTGGGGCTCGTGATGACGCTCTTTGCCGACGCTTCACGGGTCGCTCCTCGCATGCTCAAAGGGCGCGTCAATCTGCCGGTTCGCCTGCTGACCGCCGGCATGCTGCTGACTATCGTGCTTGGCGCGCTCTGCGCGATGGGCGTTCTCGGGAAACTCTCCTTGTGGGAAGCAGGCATTCTTGCAGCGATTCTGGCTCCGACCGACGCCGGGCTCGGACAGGTCATCGTGAACAGTCCGCAGGTACCGCAAAGGGTTCGACAGGCATTGAACGTGGAAGCCGGTCTGAACGACGGGCTCGCCGTGCCGTTCATGATGTTCTTCATTGCATTGGCCGCCGCCACGGAGGGGAAAGCCGGCGGCTCGGTACTCGTCGGCGTTCTCGTCCAACAGATCGGTTACGGCACACTGATAGGACTGGGCATCGGGCTTGGAGGCGGCTGGTTGATAGGCTTTGCACGGCGCAAGGAGTGGATGGCCGAACCACTTGCGCAACTCGGCGTGGTCGTGTTGCCCCTCGCTTGCGTGCTCGCATCGGAAGCCACCGGCGCGAGCATGTTCATTGCCGCATTCGTTGCTGGGCTCTCTGCCCAGGCGGGCTTCAGCGAAGTGGGCAAACACAGCGTCGAGTTCACCGAGGAATGGGGACAACTCTTCAACTTTTTTGTGTTCTTCCTCTTCGGCTTGCTTGTCACGCGACAGTGGACACAATTCAGCTTCGCGATCTTCGCCTACGGCGTGCTGAGCTTGACGTTAATTCGCATGCTTCCCGTCGCGATAGCACTGCGAGGCACCGGGCTAAGTCGGCCCACCGTACTTTTCATGGGCTGGTTCGGCCCGAGGGGGCTGGCGTCCATCGTGCTGGCACTTGTCTATCTCGAGGGGGAAACAAAGCTGGCGGGCGAATCGACCATCAAGCTTGCCGTTACAGCGACGGTGCTGCTCAGCATTCTCGCTCACGGGCTCACCGCGCTCCCCGGGATCAGGCGCTATGCGACAGCGATTGCGCGGCTGAACAACAATGCAGCAGAGAACGAGCCGCCGGGTCCCCGCGAGAAGAATCCCGCACCGGGCTGA
- the dhaK gene encoding dihydroxyacetone kinase subunit DhaK, with the protein MKKFINHVDDFLAESLAGFASAHSDLVVLNSDPVYVRRKTLKPGKVALISGGGSGHEPLHSGFVGHGMLDAACPGQVFTSPTPDQMMAAADAVDTGAGVLFIVKNYSGDLMNFEMASEMSEIPNAMVLINDDVAVENSSYTTGRRGVAGAVIVEKLVGSMAESGADLEQCKAFGDRINKRTASMGVAFSSCTVPAAGTLTFKIGDDEIEVGVGIHGEPGRRRAKFSGADAIAGELLKAIVDDLKPQAGAELLVLINGLGGTPLGELYLLFNSTRAWLQQRGLKVGRAQVGALTTSLEMAGASITLSVLDDEMVGHWDSQVHTPALRWGM; encoded by the coding sequence ATGAAAAAATTCATCAACCATGTCGACGATTTCCTCGCCGAAAGTCTGGCCGGGTTTGCATCCGCGCATAGCGACCTGGTCGTGCTCAACAGCGACCCGGTGTATGTGCGTCGCAAGACGCTCAAACCGGGCAAAGTGGCATTGATATCGGGCGGCGGTTCGGGGCATGAGCCGTTGCACTCCGGTTTTGTGGGCCATGGCATGCTCGACGCAGCCTGTCCCGGTCAGGTCTTCACCTCACCGACGCCCGATCAGATGATGGCCGCCGCCGACGCTGTCGATACCGGTGCGGGAGTGCTATTCATCGTGAAGAACTATTCCGGTGACCTGATGAACTTCGAAATGGCATCGGAGATGTCGGAGATCCCAAACGCGATGGTGCTCATCAACGATGACGTGGCGGTGGAAAACTCCAGCTACACCACCGGGCGGCGGGGTGTCGCCGGCGCGGTGATCGTCGAGAAGCTGGTAGGCAGCATGGCCGAAAGCGGCGCCGACCTCGAACAGTGCAAGGCGTTCGGCGACCGCATCAACAAGCGCACCGCTTCGATGGGTGTGGCGTTCAGCAGTTGCACCGTGCCGGCCGCGGGAACGTTGACGTTCAAGATTGGCGACGATGAGATTGAAGTGGGCGTGGGCATTCACGGTGAGCCGGGCCGGCGCCGCGCCAAGTTCTCGGGCGCCGATGCGATTGCGGGGGAGCTGCTCAAAGCGATCGTCGATGACCTCAAGCCCCAGGCGGGCGCTGAACTACTGGTGCTCATCAACGGCCTTGGTGGAACACCGCTCGGCGAGCTGTACCTGCTTTTCAACTCGACGCGCGCGTGGCTTCAGCAACGCGGTCTGAAGGTGGGCCGGGCGCAGGTGGGCGCGCTGACGACATCGCTCGAGATGGCGGGTGCGTCGATTACATTATCTGTGCTGGACGACGAGATGGTCGGTCACTGGGACAGCCAGGTCCATACGCCGGCGCTGCGTTGGGGGATGTAG
- the dhaL gene encoding dihydroxyacetone kinase subunit DhaL, with protein sequence MNGKTVMECIDAAYAALKEHTDEIAVLDQQIGDGDHIFNLLRGMEALLAVRPDIEAQTLGAALELAANKVLSTVGGSSGPLFFSLLNGMAKASANHPLDVAGTALMFAAGVQAVGQRGKTGIGSKTMMDVLIPVAARFKELAASESPALRKTVLEELPQVAEQNMLATRDMLATKGRASFLGERSRGHIDPGARSSQIMIAAVCAHLAREPA encoded by the coding sequence ATGAACGGCAAAACGGTCATGGAGTGTATCGACGCCGCATACGCAGCGCTCAAAGAGCACACGGACGAGATCGCCGTGCTCGACCAGCAGATCGGCGACGGCGATCACATCTTCAATCTGCTGCGCGGTATGGAGGCCTTGCTCGCGGTGCGCCCGGACATCGAAGCGCAGACCTTGGGGGCCGCGTTGGAACTCGCGGCGAACAAGGTGTTGTCGACGGTCGGCGGATCATCCGGGCCGCTGTTCTTTTCGTTGCTGAACGGGATGGCGAAAGCATCGGCGAACCATCCGCTGGACGTTGCGGGCACCGCGCTGATGTTTGCGGCCGGCGTCCAAGCGGTCGGGCAGCGGGGCAAAACGGGCATAGGCAGCAAGACGATGATGGACGTGCTGATTCCCGTTGCCGCGCGCTTCAAGGAGCTTGCGGCGAGCGAATCCCCCGCGTTGCGAAAGACCGTACTGGAGGAATTGCCGCAGGTGGCCGAGCAGAACATGCTCGCCACCCGCGATATGCTCGCGACCAAAGGGCGGGCTTCGTTTCTGGGCGAGCGCTCGCGCGGTCATATCGACCCTGGCGCGCGTTCCAGTCAGATCATGATCGCCGCCGTGTGCGCGCATCTGGCGCGCGAGCCGGCGTGA
- a CDS encoding ABC transporter ATP-binding protein: MAEVQLRNVSKRFGDIVAVDDLSIDVKDGEFVVLLGPSGAGKTTTLRLVAGLERPDAGDVLIDGALATGVHPSDRDVAFIFQQYSLYPHLTVFGNLAFPLRSPRRRSSEEQVRARVHAVARMLHMEAKLDNMATHLSGGEMQRVAIGRALVREPKVFLMDEPLSSLDAKLREELRIELKRLHRTIGATILYVTHDQVEATTLADRIGILEHGRLVQLGTPREVYGNPVSLSAAQRLGSPPINLLPPTLFDPAAVPTGTATVAIRPEDVVLQEGDARDAPGSRHARDALELKVLEYSPLRHLLIMERAGTAVVATTMAERNFSPGQSVGVSLPARSLLYFRADGRRIPT, from the coding sequence ATGGCTGAAGTTCAGCTACGCAATGTATCGAAGCGCTTCGGCGACATCGTTGCAGTGGACGACCTGTCGATCGACGTGAAAGACGGCGAATTCGTGGTGCTGCTCGGACCGAGCGGCGCGGGAAAAACCACGACGCTGCGCCTCGTCGCGGGACTGGAGCGTCCCGATGCCGGCGACGTGCTGATCGACGGCGCGCTTGCCACCGGCGTGCATCCTTCCGATCGCGATGTTGCGTTCATCTTTCAGCAATATTCGTTGTATCCGCATCTGACCGTGTTCGGCAATCTTGCGTTTCCGCTGCGTTCGCCGCGTCGCCGCAGCAGCGAGGAACAGGTGCGCGCGCGGGTGCACGCGGTCGCGCGGATGCTGCATATGGAAGCGAAGCTCGACAACATGGCAACCCATTTGTCGGGTGGCGAAATGCAGCGCGTCGCGATCGGGCGCGCGCTCGTGCGCGAGCCGAAAGTATTTCTGATGGACGAACCGCTGTCATCGCTCGATGCAAAGCTGCGTGAGGAATTGCGTATCGAGCTGAAGCGGCTGCATCGTACGATTGGCGCGACCATTCTCTATGTCACGCACGATCAGGTGGAAGCGACCACGCTGGCCGACCGCATCGGCATTCTTGAACACGGCCGTCTGGTGCAGCTCGGCACGCCGCGCGAGGTCTACGGTAATCCGGTTTCATTGAGCGCGGCGCAGCGGCTCGGTTCGCCGCCGATCAACCTGCTGCCACCCACGCTGTTCGATCCGGCAGCGGTGCCGACCGGCACCGCGACCGTGGCGATTCGTCCTGAAGACGTGGTGCTGCAAGAAGGCGACGCGCGCGATGCCCCCGGCAGCCGTCATGCGCGCGACGCGCTCGAACTGAAGGTGCTCGAATACTCGCCGCTGCGTCATCTGCTGATCATGGAGCGTGCCGGAACCGCGGTTGTGGCGACCACGATGGCCGAGCGCAATTTCAGCCCCGGGCAGTCGGTGGGCGTGTCGCTGCCCGCTCGCAGCCTCTTATATTTTCGTGCCGACGGCAGGAGGATCCCGACATGA
- a CDS encoding ABC transporter ATP-binding protein, producing the protein MSTIVLAHLHKRFDDFVAVRDTSLTIGAGRFVVLLGPSGCGKTTTLRMIAGLELPTSGQILIDGEDVTALRARQRDIAFVFQMFALYPHMTVRNNIAFPLKNEHVSRGEIAARVDAAAHMLRIENILDRKTGGLSGGDRQRVALGRAIVRQPKAFLMDEPLGTLDADFRELMCLELRKLHNALAATTVYVTHDQSEAMAMADDIVVMNQGEVLQAGSPHEIYHFPATVFVGNFIGSPPMNFLPVDEAVTAGQEQVSLHGAAVSVRRCEASAARVLLGIRPEHVVIDEHGPLRGQVIADEYLGSHQVLAVETALGVVRVRAGKDDGVAAGTNVGLSFRKERTLLYDAATERLLPGAASMLSANGDAHG; encoded by the coding sequence ATGTCCACGATCGTTCTCGCTCATCTTCACAAGCGCTTCGACGATTTTGTCGCTGTGCGCGACACCAGCCTGACCATCGGCGCGGGACGCTTCGTCGTGCTGCTCGGGCCGTCGGGCTGCGGCAAGACCACGACGTTGCGGATGATCGCGGGACTTGAGCTGCCCACTTCCGGGCAGATCCTGATCGATGGTGAGGACGTGACCGCATTGCGCGCGCGGCAACGCGACATTGCATTCGTGTTCCAGATGTTTGCGCTGTATCCGCATATGACGGTGCGCAATAACATCGCGTTTCCGCTGAAGAACGAACACGTGTCGCGCGGCGAGATTGCCGCCCGGGTCGATGCGGCCGCGCATATGCTGCGCATCGAGAACATTCTCGATCGTAAGACCGGCGGCCTGTCCGGTGGCGACCGGCAGCGCGTGGCGCTCGGCCGCGCGATCGTGCGGCAGCCGAAAGCATTCCTGATGGACGAGCCGCTCGGCACGCTGGATGCGGACTTTCGTGAACTGATGTGCCTCGAATTGCGCAAACTGCACAACGCGCTGGCCGCCACCACGGTGTACGTCACGCACGATCAGAGCGAGGCGATGGCCATGGCGGACGATATCGTCGTGATGAACCAGGGTGAAGTGTTGCAGGCGGGTTCGCCCCATGAGATTTATCACTTTCCCGCAACAGTGTTCGTCGGCAACTTCATCGGCAGTCCACCCATGAATTTCCTGCCCGTCGACGAGGCGGTGACGGCGGGGCAGGAGCAGGTGAGTCTGCATGGCGCGGCGGTGTCCGTGCGGCGTTGCGAGGCCTCTGCCGCGCGCGTGTTGCTGGGCATCCGGCCAGAGCACGTCGTGATCGACGAGCACGGCCCGCTGCGCGGCCAGGTGATCGCCGACGAATACCTCGGCTCGCACCAGGTATTGGCGGTTGAAACCGCGCTCGGCGTCGTGCGCGTGCGGGCAGGCAAAGACGATGGTGTTGCCGCCGGCACGAACGTCGGTCTTTCTTTTCGGAAGGAACGCACGTTGCTTTATGACGCCGCTACGGAACGGCTCCTGCCGGGCGCGGCTTCCATGCTATCTGCCAACGGAGACGCTCATGGCTGA
- a CDS encoding carbohydrate ABC transporter permease, protein MRPTTTQHSVVASSARAKRFAAALVITYALIATLPMVWIFLTSFKTQEDAIAYPPVVLFQPSMEGYVNLLTIRSRQTPEFIASLPPARTWYEREVRKRNMVIAGPSKAVPRFVNSLVIGFGSTFLAVFLGTLAAYAFSRFKVPLSDDLLFFILSTRMMPPIAVAIPIYLMYRALGLSDSYVGMIVLYTAVNVSLAVWLLKGFMDEIPREYEEAALVDGYTRLQAFVKVVLPQAMTGIAATAIFCLIFAWNEYAFASLLTSGDAQTMPPFIPFIIGEGGQDWPAVAAATTLFVLPILFFTVLLRKHLLRGITFGAVRK, encoded by the coding sequence ATGAGACCGACTACCACACAACATTCCGTGGTGGCGTCGTCCGCGCGGGCCAAGCGCTTCGCGGCCGCGCTCGTTATCACGTATGCGCTGATCGCCACGCTGCCGATGGTCTGGATCTTCCTGACGAGCTTCAAGACGCAGGAGGATGCGATAGCGTATCCGCCCGTCGTGCTGTTTCAGCCTTCCATGGAAGGCTATGTCAACCTGCTCACGATCCGCTCGCGGCAGACGCCGGAGTTCATTGCGAGCCTGCCGCCTGCGCGGACCTGGTATGAGCGTGAGGTACGCAAGCGCAACATGGTGATCGCCGGACCTTCGAAGGCCGTGCCGCGTTTCGTGAATTCGCTTGTGATTGGATTCGGTTCGACGTTTCTGGCGGTATTTCTCGGCACGCTGGCGGCTTACGCGTTTTCGCGTTTCAAGGTGCCGCTGTCCGACGATCTGCTGTTCTTCATTCTGTCCACACGGATGATGCCGCCCATTGCAGTTGCGATTCCGATCTACCTGATGTATCGCGCGCTCGGCTTGAGCGACAGCTATGTCGGCATGATCGTGCTGTACACGGCGGTGAATGTCTCGCTGGCGGTGTGGCTGCTCAAGGGTTTCATGGATGAAATCCCGCGCGAGTATGAAGAGGCGGCGCTGGTGGACGGCTATACGCGTTTGCAGGCCTTCGTAAAGGTGGTCTTGCCGCAAGCGATGACGGGCATTGCCGCTACAGCGATCTTCTGCCTGATCTTCGCATGGAACGAATACGCATTCGCTTCGCTGCTGACAAGCGGCGATGCGCAGACCATGCCGCCATTCATTCCATTCATCATCGGGGAAGGCGGTCAGGACTGGCCGGCCGTTGCAGCTGCAACCACCTTGTTCGTGCTGCCGATTCTCTTTTTCACCGTTCTGCTGCGCAAACATCTGTTGCGGGGCATCACCTTCGGAGCCGTGCGCAAATGA